The following coding sequences are from one Seonamhaeicola sp. ML3 window:
- a CDS encoding acyl-CoA dehydrogenase family protein, with protein MEEKAILRGGQFLVKETACEDIFTPEDFNEDQLMMKEAVTEFVDREIWAKKAQFEKKDYDLTESCMRKAGELGFLSVSVPEEYGGMGMGFVDTMLVCDFISGATGSFSTAFGAHTGIGTMPITLYGSENQKQKYVPKLASGEWFGSYCLTEPSAGSDANSGKTKAVLSQDGKSYKITGQKMWISNAGFCNLMIVFARIEDDKYITGFIVEYDPENPNGITMGEEEHKLGIRASSTRQVFFNETEVPVENMLSVRGNGFKIAMNALNVGRIKLAVACLDAQRRTISESIKYANERIQFKTPISSFGAIRQKIAEMATNCWVGEAGCYRAAKNIQDRIDIRRQNGKDSHQEAELKGVEEYAIECSILKVSVSEFVQRCTDEGIQILGGMGFSEETPMESAWRDARISRIYEGTNEINRMLSIGMLIKKAMKGHVDLLTPAMAVKEELMGIPSFDTPDFSELFSEEKSIVKNLKKLFLMVAGAALEKYGEKIEEQQQLMLAASDILIQIYLAESAILRAEKMAKKEGEDKVKEQIAMAKLNLFHAIDVIETAGKHSIISFSSGDEQRMMLMGLKRYIKYVNMPNIIELRNIIANKVTQENKYCF; from the coding sequence ATGGAAGAGAAAGCGATATTAAGAGGAGGACAGTTTCTTGTAAAAGAAACCGCTTGTGAAGATATTTTCACCCCAGAAGATTTTAACGAAGACCAGCTTATGATGAAAGAAGCTGTGACGGAGTTTGTTGATCGCGAAATCTGGGCTAAAAAAGCTCAATTTGAAAAGAAAGATTACGACCTAACAGAATCCTGTATGCGTAAAGCTGGAGAGCTTGGTTTTTTAAGCGTATCAGTGCCAGAAGAATATGGCGGCATGGGTATGGGTTTTGTTGATACCATGCTGGTTTGTGATTTCATTTCTGGAGCAACAGGTTCTTTTAGTACCGCCTTTGGAGCACATACTGGTATTGGAACTATGCCCATAACCTTGTATGGAAGCGAAAACCAAAAACAAAAGTATGTCCCAAAACTGGCTAGCGGTGAATGGTTTGGTTCCTATTGCTTAACCGAACCTAGTGCAGGTAGTGATGCCAATTCAGGAAAAACAAAAGCTGTGCTGTCTCAAGACGGTAAATCATACAAGATTACTGGACAGAAAATGTGGATTTCCAATGCAGGTTTCTGTAATTTAATGATTGTCTTTGCTAGAATCGAAGACGATAAATATATTACAGGTTTTATTGTTGAATACGACCCTGAAAACCCTAATGGCATAACCATGGGAGAAGAAGAGCACAAACTAGGCATACGCGCTTCCTCAACAAGACAGGTCTTTTTTAACGAAACTGAAGTCCCTGTAGAAAACATGCTATCGGTACGAGGAAATGGTTTCAAAATTGCCATGAACGCTCTTAATGTTGGCCGTATTAAATTAGCTGTAGCTTGTTTGGATGCTCAGCGTAGAACAATCTCAGAATCTATAAAGTATGCCAATGAGCGTATTCAATTTAAAACACCTATTTCTAGTTTTGGTGCTATTCGCCAAAAAATTGCCGAAATGGCAACAAACTGCTGGGTAGGTGAAGCTGGTTGCTACAGAGCCGCTAAAAATATTCAGGATCGTATTGATATTAGACGTCAAAATGGCAAGGATTCTCATCAAGAAGCCGAATTAAAAGGTGTTGAAGAATACGCTATAGAATGTTCTATTTTAAAAGTATCAGTTTCTGAATTTGTTCAAAGATGTACCGACGAAGGTATTCAAATCCTAGGTGGTATGGGATTCTCTGAGGAAACTCCGATGGAATCCGCTTGGAGAGACGCTCGTATTTCTAGAATTTACGAAGGCACCAACGAAATAAACAGAATGTTAAGTATTGGGATGCTTATTAAAAAAGCCATGAAAGGGCATGTTGACTTATTAACTCCAGCTATGGCGGTTAAAGAAGAGTTAATGGGTATTCCTTCTTTTGATACACCAGACTTTTCAGAATTGTTTTCAGAAGAAAAGAGCATCGTAAAAAACCTAAAGAAACTATTTTTGATGGTTGCTGGAGCAGCCTTAGAAAAATATGGTGAAAAAATCGAAGAACAACAACAGCTTATGCTAGCAGCTTCAGACATTTTAATTCAAATTTATTTGGCTGAATCGGCTATTCTACGTGCCGAAAAAATGGCCAAAAAAGAAGGCGAAGACAAGGTTAAAGAACAAATTGCTATGGCCAAGCTCAATTTATTCCACGCCATCGATGTTATTGAAACCGCAGGAAAACATTCAATTATTTCATTCTCTAGTGGTGACGAACAACGCATGATGCTTATGGGATTAAAACGCTACATTAAATATGTGAATATGCCTAACATCATTGAACTGAGAAATATTATTGCAAATAAAGTAACTCAGGAAAATAAATATTGCTTCTAA
- a CDS encoding acetyl-CoA C-acyltransferase: MKTAYIVKAYRTAVGKAPKGLFRFKRTDELAAETIQYMMNELPQLDKKRIDDVIVGNAMPEGSQGLNMARLISLMGLDSVDVPGVTVNRFCSSGIETIAIATAKIQSGMADCIIAGGAESMSAVPMTGFKPELNYDIVNSGHEDYYWGMGNTAEAVANQFKVSREDQDEFAFNSHMKALKAQAEDRFQDQIVPIEVNQTYIDANGKKATKSYTVNKDEGPRKGTNLEALAKLRPVFAQGGSVTAGNSSQMSDGAAFVMVMSEAMVKELNLEPIARLVNYAAAGVEPRIMGIGPVKAIPKALKLAGLKQDDLELIELNEAFASQSLAVIRELNLSPDIINVNGGAIALGHPLGCTGTKLSVQLFDEMRKRDMKGKYGAVTMCVGTGQGACGIFEFLN, from the coding sequence ATGAAAACCGCATATATAGTAAAAGCATACAGAACAGCTGTTGGGAAAGCACCCAAAGGTCTATTCCGTTTTAAAAGAACCGATGAGTTGGCCGCTGAAACCATTCAATACATGATGAATGAACTTCCTCAGCTAGATAAAAAAAGAATTGATGATGTTATTGTTGGTAACGCGATGCCCGAAGGCTCTCAGGGACTCAACATGGCTCGTTTAATTTCTCTTATGGGATTAGATAGTGTCGATGTACCGGGCGTAACCGTTAATAGGTTTTGTTCTTCAGGTATTGAAACTATTGCCATTGCAACTGCGAAAATCCAATCGGGCATGGCAGATTGTATCATCGCAGGAGGTGCTGAAAGTATGAGTGCCGTTCCTATGACAGGCTTTAAACCTGAGTTAAATTACGATATAGTCAATTCAGGACACGAAGATTATTATTGGGGCATGGGAAATACAGCAGAAGCTGTTGCCAATCAGTTTAAGGTTTCAAGAGAAGACCAAGATGAATTTGCATTTAATTCCCATATGAAAGCCTTAAAAGCACAGGCAGAGGATAGATTTCAAGATCAGATTGTTCCTATCGAAGTGAATCAAACCTACATAGATGCCAATGGGAAAAAAGCAACTAAGAGCTATACAGTCAACAAAGATGAAGGCCCCAGAAAAGGCACCAATCTAGAGGCTTTAGCTAAACTTCGTCCTGTATTTGCACAAGGAGGAAGTGTTACAGCTGGTAATTCTTCACAAATGAGCGATGGTGCAGCATTCGTTATGGTAATGAGCGAGGCTATGGTTAAAGAACTTAACTTAGAACCTATCGCCAGATTAGTAAACTATGCCGCTGCTGGTGTAGAACCTCGTATTATGGGTATTGGACCTGTAAAGGCTATTCCTAAGGCTTTAAAACTAGCGGGCCTAAAACAAGATGATTTAGAGCTTATTGAATTAAATGAAGCTTTTGCATCTCAATCATTAGCCGTGATACGAGAATTAAACTTAAGCCCAGATATCATTAATGTTAATGGTGGTGCTATTGCCCTTGGACATCCTTTAGGTTGTACTGGAACAAAACTTTCGGTTCAACTATTTGATGAAATGCGTAAGCGCGATATGAAAGGAAAATACGGTGCGGTAACCATGTGTGTAGGCACAGGACAAGGCGCCTGTGGTATTTTTGAATTTTTGAATTAA
- a CDS encoding DUF6265 family protein, with protein sequence MKKTIFLLLLIHASLLHSQDTKKLEPKLENIAWISGNWRGEAFGGVTEENWSKPSGGSMMATFKLISDGKVAFYEIEIIRELENTLVLQLKHFNNDLKGWETKDETVDFPLKYITKDKVVFEGMSFEKVSENEMNVYVDIHQKDGSVSTTKFNYKK encoded by the coding sequence ATGAAAAAAACCATATTCCTTTTACTCCTAATACATGCCTCTTTGCTTCATAGTCAAGACACCAAAAAACTTGAACCAAAGCTGGAAAACATTGCTTGGATTTCTGGTAATTGGAGAGGTGAAGCCTTTGGAGGCGTTACAGAAGAAAACTGGAGCAAACCTTCCGGCGGTTCCATGATGGCTACTTTTAAGCTAATTAGTGATGGTAAAGTGGCTTTTTATGAAATCGAAATAATAAGAGAACTGGAAAACACCCTTGTGTTACAGCTAAAACACTTTAACAATGATTTAAAAGGATGGGAAACAAAAGACGAAACTGTTGACTTCCCCTTAAAATACATCACCAAAGACAAAGTTGTTTTTGAGGGTATGAGTTTTGAAAAAGTAAGTGAAAATGAAATGAATGTTTATGTAGACATTCACCAAAAAGATGGTTCTGTTAGTACAACCAAATTTAATTATAAGAAATAA